In one Maniola jurtina chromosome 13, ilManJurt1.1, whole genome shotgun sequence genomic region, the following are encoded:
- the LOC123871210 gene encoding carboxypeptidase D-like isoform X3 gives MISLHKFLFVIFTLLINECVPRSIEDDESFIQNPKYTKYEDLVTLFDKLQTSYPELAKVYSIGKSVEGRQLLVIQISEGVKNVNPDRPSFKYVANMHGDESVGRELMIYLAQYLLLNYGKDDRVTKLVNTTDIHLMPSLNPDGFEASKEGSCESLSGYVGRNNANKKDLNRDFPDQFDKNKSNDDEYLFGGRQPETVALIRWVLSKQFTLSGNLHGGAIVASYPYDDNSGKEDCCIESQTPDNALFKHLAEVYASRHEEMHRGDVCLPEKFKNGVTNGAFWYSVQGGMQDFNYLHSNSFEVTFELSCCKYPAADQLPKFWHRNKDPLLAFIEQIHIGVRGFVLDEAGVPVKNAQITVEGINHSVRTTEYGAYWRMLLPGQYNVTAVAAGYSTPPPVTVTVTSDVPTILNFTLHRHPRTLTDDFVHHDYVKMERFLQDLAASYPDITRLTSIGKSVEGRELYVLEITENPGKHIPGKPEFKYIANMHGDEVVGRELLLLLAKYLCQEYKSGDLRVQSILNSTRVHLMPSMNPDGYEKAKISDYDSYKGRSNAHKIDLNRNFPDQYESTKDNKVPEPETEAVMNWSLSIPFVLSANLHGGALVANYPYDNNPIMKSGVENPSPDNSVFVHLAHVYSDAHHKMHLGRPCKGNDRMDDSFPGGITNGAKWYVLAGGMQDWNYLHSNDMELTLELGCYKFPPANDLPTYWEDNREALLQFIEEVHKGVNGFVHSHIGHGLANATIFVSGIHHTVKSAKDGDYWRLLTPGTYNITASKPNYESVTEQVTVPVNGSVSLNFTLMPDDPQHWSSAYDFRVLDNIMRTKYHSPLDMYAELAELENKYPEIAEFRAGDSMKTATLHELKLTEDSGAPEETKFHIALVSNLYGSQPLGQEILLNFARHISTAYKIGEPRHKRLLQNAVLHFIPNLDPLFGKMLKEYDHSEKCDFEALEEEFGDSLYSYLTKKDQNPLSNYTREKAFVGLLESEKFDLVIELASGTEDVTIPNFSKDIYEKIALKYQDNRIPSSQYKCKETNNVGHENLLDLVFERFNVPIISLGLSCCKMPLETDIAWVWRYNLRGIMKIIEQATTGVVGYVTNEQGGPMRSAVVAIAGSARQYRVSPNLAHYRALLPPGDYRVIVRCHGYRDQMLSWRVVENVIKQKNVTLRRLNAEQIPHAQFDKLAVQVDPDSIYIEGLTLDHDSNPLKDVKVKVYPQHSTKMLSSNVSDMFGRFVVTLPVSYTGKNVMVSATNDGFIARNRLITLNPSGSETPNVLLKLEEDDYILGMPRLVFVMLAGVVGVALVALGGWCFSCRQKTKDARREYLFTQIPSDDKRPLCEDAAFDIVRKPYYDEEELPPTETDSEEDIVLLSSEKNWKHEEE, from the exons ATGATTTCCTTGCACAAGTTTTTGTTTGTgatatttactttattaattaatgaatGCGTGCCACGGTCTATCGAAGACGATGAGTCCTTTATACAGAATCCGAAATATACGAAATATGAGGATCTGGTGACTTTATTTGATAAGTTACAGACATCGTACCCGgaacttgcaaaagtttattcGATCGGGAAATCCGTAGAAGGACGGCAGCTGCTCGTGATACAGATCAGTGAAGGTGTAAAGAATGTGAACCCAGACCGGCCGTCCTTCAAATATGTGGCCAACATGCACGGAGATGAATCAGTTGGTCGTGAGTTGATGATATATTTGGCCCAATATTTGCTACTGAACTACGGGAAAGACGATAGGGTCACAAAACTCGTCAATACTACTGATATTCATTTAATGCCGTCTTTGAACCCTGATGGATTTGAAGCTAGTAAA GAAGGTTCGTGCGAGTCCCTCAGCGGGTATGTAGGCAGGAATAACGCAAACAAGAAAGACCTGAACAGAGATTTTCCAGACCAGTTCGACAAAAACAAGTCTAATGACGACGAGTACTTGTTCGGAGGCAGACAGCCGGAGACCGTGGCGCTGATACGATGGGTTCTGTCCAAGCAGTTCACTCTGTCTGGAAACCTGCACGGTGGAGCGATTGTTGCGAGTTACCCTTATGATGACAACAG TGGCAAGGAGGATTGCTGCATCGAGAGTCAAACGCCTGATAATGCCCTGTTCAAACACCTAGCTGAAGTGTACGCGTCCAGACATGAAGAGATGCACCGTGGGGATGTGTGCTTGCCGGAGAAGTTTAAGAACGGAGTCACCAACGGCGCATTCTGGTACTCTGTGCAAG GTGGCATGCAAGACTTCAACTACCTCCACTCGAACAGCTTTGAGGTTACTTTCGAATTGTCCTGCTGCAAGTATCCAGCTGCAGACCAGCTGCCGAAATTCTGGCATAGAAACAAAGATCCTCTTCTGGCGTTCATTGAGCAGATTCATATTGGAGTTCGAGGCTTTGTGCTGGATGAGGCTGGAGTGCCTGTCAAA aatGCTCAAATCACAGTAGAAGGTATCAACCACTCAGTGAGGACAACCGAGTATGGCGCTTACTGGAGGATGCTTCTACCGGGACAGTACAACGTCACTGCAGTGGCCGCTGG GTACTCGACTCCTCCGCCGGTAACTGTGACGGTAACGTCAGACGTACCCACCATACTGAACTTCACACTACACCGTCACCCGCGCACCCTGACCGACG ACTTCGTCCACCATGACTATGTGAAGATGGAGAGGTTCCTTCAGGACTTGGCGGCGTCTTACCCGGACATCACCCGGTTAACCAGCATTGGGAAATCCGTTGAGGGTCGGGAACTGTATGTTTTGGAAATTACGGAGAATCCTGGAAAACATATACCTG GCAAACCCGAATTCAAGTACATCGCAAACATGCATGGCGACGAAGTGGTGGGTAGAGAGTTACTGCTGTTGCTAGCTAAGTACCTCTGCCAGGAGTACAAGAGCGGAGACCTCAGAGTCCAGAGCATCCTCAACAGCACCAGAGTTCATCTGATGCCGAGTATGAACCCTGATGGATACGAAAAGGCGAAAATAA GTGACTACGATAGCTACAAAGGCAGATCAAATGCTCACAAAATCGACTTGAATAGGAACTTTCCGGATCAATATGAATCCACGAAG gaTAATAAAGTACCAGAACCGGAAACTGAAGCAGTCATGAACTGGTCTCTCTCCATACCGTTCGTACTGTCCGCCAACTTGCACGGGGGAGCGCTCGTGGCCAACTACCCTTATGATAACAACCCTATCATGAAGAGTGGCGTCGAGAACCCCTCGCCTGACAACTCGGTGTTCGTGCATCTCGCTCATGTGTACTCTGAT GCTCACCATAAAATGCATCTTGGGCGCCCATGCAAGGGCAACGATAGAATGGATGACAGCTTTCCTGGAGGCATCACCAATGGTGCTAAATG GTACGTGTTAGCGGGTGGCATGCAAGACTGGAACTATCTTCACTCCAACGATATGGAACTAACGCTGGAGCTCGGCTGCTACAAATTCCCTCCCGCGAACGACCTGCCCACTTACTGGGAGGACAATAGAGAGGCCTTGCTGCAGTTTATTGAGGag GTCCACAAAGGCGTCAACGGATTCGTCCACAGTCACATCGGCCATGGACTAGCAAATGCGACCATATTCGTATCTGGCATTCATCACACTGTAAAATCTGCTAAAGACGGCGACTACTGGCGTTTACTCACTCCTGGCACTTACAACATCACTGCCAGCAAACCCAA TTACGAGAGTGTAACGGAGCAAGTAACCGTACCAGTGAACGGTTCAGTGAGCCTCAACTTCACTCTGATGCCCGACGACCCACAGCACTGGTCTTCAGCATACGACTTCCG CGTGCTGGACAATATAATGAGAACCAAGTATCACTCGCCGCTGGACATGTACGCGGAACTGGCCGAGCTGGAGAACAAGTATCCCGAGATCGCGGAGTTCCGAGCCGGGGACAGCATGAAGACTGCCACGCTGCATGAGCTCAAACTTACCGAAGAC aGCGGCGCACCAGAAGAAACCAAGTTCCATATTGCCCTGGTAAGCAACCTCTACGGATCGCAACCTTTGGGCCAAGAGATACTCCTGAACTTCGCCCGTCACATCTCTACTGCATACAAAATTGGTGAACCCAGGCATAAGAGGCTGCTGCAAAACGCTGTCTTACATTTCATACCCAACCTGGACCCGCTTTTTGGAAAAATGCTGAAAGAA TATGACCACTCAGAAAAATGCGATTTCGAAGCTTTAGAAGAAGAATTCGGCGACAGCCTTTACAGTTATTTAACCAAAAAGGATCAAAACCCACTATCAAACTATACCAGGGAAAAAGCATTCGTAGGATTATTAGAGTCTGAAAAGTTCGACTTGGTCATAGAGTTGGCTTCTGGAACTGAGGATGTGACTATCCCAAACTTTTCAAAAGATATCTATGAAAAAATCGCTCTGAAATATCAGGACAACAGAATTCCAAGCAGTCAGTACAAATGTAAAGAAACTAATAATGTGGGGCATGAGAACTTGTTGGATTTGGTGTTTGAACGGTTTAATGTCCCGATCATTTCTCTTGGACTGAGTTGTTGCAAGATGCCGTTAGAAACTGACATCGCTTGGGTTTGGAGGTATAATCTGCGCGGGATTATGAAGATCATTGAGCAGGCTACTACTG GTGTGGTAGGCTACGTGACCAACGAACAAGGGGGTCCGATGCGCAGTGCGGTAGTAGCAATCGCAGGCTCGGCGCGTCAGTACCGCGTGTCACCTAACTTGGCGCACTACCGCGCCTTGCTACCTCCCGGCGACTACCGCGTCATCGTGCGCTGCCACGGATACCGCGACCAG ATGCTCAGTTGGCGCGTGGTGGAAAACGTCATAAAGCAAAAGAACGTAACTTTACGTCGACTCAACGCTGAACAAATACCACACGCGCAGTTCGACAAGCTAGCAGTGCAAGTAGACCCTGATAGCATCTATATTGAAG GTTTAACGTTAGACCACGACAGCAATCCATTAAAAGACGTGAAAGTCAAAGTGTATCCACAGCACAGCACTAAAATGTTATCCAGCAATGTGAGCGATATGTTCGGCCGGTTCGTAGTCACCTTGCCGGTCAGTTATACGGGCAAGAATGTGATGGTTTCTGCCACTAACGACGGGTTTATTGCGAGAAACCGGCTTATTACG CTAAACCCAAGTGGGAGTGAGACACCTAACGTGCTGTTGAAGTTAGAGGAGGACGACTATATTTTGGGGATGCCCCGTCTCGTTTTTGTTATGTTAGCAG GAGTAGTAGGTGTGGCTCTAGTGGCCCTCGGAGGCTGGTGCTTCAGCTGCAGGCAGAAGACGAAGGACGCGCGGAGGGAATACCTCTTCACACAGATACCCTCCGACGACAAGCGCCCGCTCTGTGAGGACGCCGCCTTTG ATATAGTCCGAAAGCCTTACTACGATGAGGAAGAACTGCCTCCCACAGAAACAGATTCTGAAGAAGACATCGTACTTCTGAGCTCGGAGAAGAACTGGAAACATGAAGAAGAATAA
- the LOC123871210 gene encoding carboxypeptidase D-like isoform X1: MISLHKFLFVIFTLLINECVPRSIEDDESFIQNPKYTKYEDLVTLFDKLQTSYPELAKVYSIGKSVEGRQLLVIQISEGVKNVNPDRPSFKYVANMHGDESVGRELMIYLAQYLLLNYGKDDRVTKLVNTTDIHLMPSLNPDGFEASKEGSCESLSGYVGRNNANKKDLNRDFPDQFDKNKSNDDEYLFGGRQPETVALIRWVLSKQFTLSGNLHGGAIVASYPYDDNSGKEDCCIESQTPDNALFKHLAEVYASRHEEMHRGDVCLPEKFKNGVTNGAFWYSVQGGMQDFNYLHSNSFEVTFELSCCKYPAADQLPKFWHRNKDPLLAFIEQIHIGVRGFVLDEAGVPVKNAQITVEGINHSVRTTEYGAYWRMLLPGQYNVTAVAAGYSTPPPVTVTVTSDVPTILNFTLHRHPRTLTDGLPIGGKSSVRRIARHEIDGLSPEDFVHHDYVKMERFLQDLAASYPDITRLTSIGKSVEGRELYVLEITENPGKHIPGKPEFKYIANMHGDEVVGRELLLLLAKYLCQEYKSGDLRVQSILNSTRVHLMPSMNPDGYEKAKISDYDSYKGRSNAHKIDLNRNFPDQYESTKDNKVPEPETEAVMNWSLSIPFVLSANLHGGALVANYPYDNNPIMKSGVENPSPDNSVFVHLAHVYSDAHHKMHLGRPCKGNDRMDDSFPGGITNGAKWYVLAGGMQDWNYLHSNDMELTLELGCYKFPPANDLPTYWEDNREALLQFIEEVHKGVNGFVHSHIGHGLANATIFVSGIHHTVKSAKDGDYWRLLTPGTYNITASKPNYESVTEQVTVPVNGSVSLNFTLMPDDPQHWSSAYDFRVLDNIMRTKYHSPLDMYAELAELENKYPEIAEFRAGDSMKTATLHELKLTEDSGAPEETKFHIALVSNLYGSQPLGQEILLNFARHISTAYKIGEPRHKRLLQNAVLHFIPNLDPLFGKMLKEYDHSEKCDFEALEEEFGDSLYSYLTKKDQNPLSNYTREKAFVGLLESEKFDLVIELASGTEDVTIPNFSKDIYEKIALKYQDNRIPSSQYKCKETNNVGHENLLDLVFERFNVPIISLGLSCCKMPLETDIAWVWRYNLRGIMKIIEQATTGVVGYVTNEQGGPMRSAVVAIAGSARQYRVSPNLAHYRALLPPGDYRVIVRCHGYRDQMLSWRVVENVIKQKNVTLRRLNAEQIPHAQFDKLAVQVDPDSIYIEGLTLDHDSNPLKDVKVKVYPQHSTKMLSSNVSDMFGRFVVTLPVSYTGKNVMVSATNDGFIARNRLITLNPSGSETPNVLLKLEEDDYILGMPRLVFVMLAGVVGVALVALGGWCFSCRQKTKDARREYLFTQIPSDDKRPLCEDAAFDIVRKPYYDEEELPPTETDSEEDIVLLSSEKNWKHEEE; encoded by the exons ATGATTTCCTTGCACAAGTTTTTGTTTGTgatatttactttattaattaatgaatGCGTGCCACGGTCTATCGAAGACGATGAGTCCTTTATACAGAATCCGAAATATACGAAATATGAGGATCTGGTGACTTTATTTGATAAGTTACAGACATCGTACCCGgaacttgcaaaagtttattcGATCGGGAAATCCGTAGAAGGACGGCAGCTGCTCGTGATACAGATCAGTGAAGGTGTAAAGAATGTGAACCCAGACCGGCCGTCCTTCAAATATGTGGCCAACATGCACGGAGATGAATCAGTTGGTCGTGAGTTGATGATATATTTGGCCCAATATTTGCTACTGAACTACGGGAAAGACGATAGGGTCACAAAACTCGTCAATACTACTGATATTCATTTAATGCCGTCTTTGAACCCTGATGGATTTGAAGCTAGTAAA GAAGGTTCGTGCGAGTCCCTCAGCGGGTATGTAGGCAGGAATAACGCAAACAAGAAAGACCTGAACAGAGATTTTCCAGACCAGTTCGACAAAAACAAGTCTAATGACGACGAGTACTTGTTCGGAGGCAGACAGCCGGAGACCGTGGCGCTGATACGATGGGTTCTGTCCAAGCAGTTCACTCTGTCTGGAAACCTGCACGGTGGAGCGATTGTTGCGAGTTACCCTTATGATGACAACAG TGGCAAGGAGGATTGCTGCATCGAGAGTCAAACGCCTGATAATGCCCTGTTCAAACACCTAGCTGAAGTGTACGCGTCCAGACATGAAGAGATGCACCGTGGGGATGTGTGCTTGCCGGAGAAGTTTAAGAACGGAGTCACCAACGGCGCATTCTGGTACTCTGTGCAAG GTGGCATGCAAGACTTCAACTACCTCCACTCGAACAGCTTTGAGGTTACTTTCGAATTGTCCTGCTGCAAGTATCCAGCTGCAGACCAGCTGCCGAAATTCTGGCATAGAAACAAAGATCCTCTTCTGGCGTTCATTGAGCAGATTCATATTGGAGTTCGAGGCTTTGTGCTGGATGAGGCTGGAGTGCCTGTCAAA aatGCTCAAATCACAGTAGAAGGTATCAACCACTCAGTGAGGACAACCGAGTATGGCGCTTACTGGAGGATGCTTCTACCGGGACAGTACAACGTCACTGCAGTGGCCGCTGG GTACTCGACTCCTCCGCCGGTAACTGTGACGGTAACGTCAGACGTACCCACCATACTGAACTTCACACTACACCGTCACCCGCGCACCCTGACCGACG GTTTACCAATCGGGGGCAAATCATCAGTACGTAGGATTGCTCGTCATGAAATCGACGGTCTATCCCCAGAAGACTTCGTCCACCATGACTATGTGAAGATGGAGAGGTTCCTTCAGGACTTGGCGGCGTCTTACCCGGACATCACCCGGTTAACCAGCATTGGGAAATCCGTTGAGGGTCGGGAACTGTATGTTTTGGAAATTACGGAGAATCCTGGAAAACATATACCTG GCAAACCCGAATTCAAGTACATCGCAAACATGCATGGCGACGAAGTGGTGGGTAGAGAGTTACTGCTGTTGCTAGCTAAGTACCTCTGCCAGGAGTACAAGAGCGGAGACCTCAGAGTCCAGAGCATCCTCAACAGCACCAGAGTTCATCTGATGCCGAGTATGAACCCTGATGGATACGAAAAGGCGAAAATAA GTGACTACGATAGCTACAAAGGCAGATCAAATGCTCACAAAATCGACTTGAATAGGAACTTTCCGGATCAATATGAATCCACGAAG gaTAATAAAGTACCAGAACCGGAAACTGAAGCAGTCATGAACTGGTCTCTCTCCATACCGTTCGTACTGTCCGCCAACTTGCACGGGGGAGCGCTCGTGGCCAACTACCCTTATGATAACAACCCTATCATGAAGAGTGGCGTCGAGAACCCCTCGCCTGACAACTCGGTGTTCGTGCATCTCGCTCATGTGTACTCTGAT GCTCACCATAAAATGCATCTTGGGCGCCCATGCAAGGGCAACGATAGAATGGATGACAGCTTTCCTGGAGGCATCACCAATGGTGCTAAATG GTACGTGTTAGCGGGTGGCATGCAAGACTGGAACTATCTTCACTCCAACGATATGGAACTAACGCTGGAGCTCGGCTGCTACAAATTCCCTCCCGCGAACGACCTGCCCACTTACTGGGAGGACAATAGAGAGGCCTTGCTGCAGTTTATTGAGGag GTCCACAAAGGCGTCAACGGATTCGTCCACAGTCACATCGGCCATGGACTAGCAAATGCGACCATATTCGTATCTGGCATTCATCACACTGTAAAATCTGCTAAAGACGGCGACTACTGGCGTTTACTCACTCCTGGCACTTACAACATCACTGCCAGCAAACCCAA TTACGAGAGTGTAACGGAGCAAGTAACCGTACCAGTGAACGGTTCAGTGAGCCTCAACTTCACTCTGATGCCCGACGACCCACAGCACTGGTCTTCAGCATACGACTTCCG CGTGCTGGACAATATAATGAGAACCAAGTATCACTCGCCGCTGGACATGTACGCGGAACTGGCCGAGCTGGAGAACAAGTATCCCGAGATCGCGGAGTTCCGAGCCGGGGACAGCATGAAGACTGCCACGCTGCATGAGCTCAAACTTACCGAAGAC aGCGGCGCACCAGAAGAAACCAAGTTCCATATTGCCCTGGTAAGCAACCTCTACGGATCGCAACCTTTGGGCCAAGAGATACTCCTGAACTTCGCCCGTCACATCTCTACTGCATACAAAATTGGTGAACCCAGGCATAAGAGGCTGCTGCAAAACGCTGTCTTACATTTCATACCCAACCTGGACCCGCTTTTTGGAAAAATGCTGAAAGAA TATGACCACTCAGAAAAATGCGATTTCGAAGCTTTAGAAGAAGAATTCGGCGACAGCCTTTACAGTTATTTAACCAAAAAGGATCAAAACCCACTATCAAACTATACCAGGGAAAAAGCATTCGTAGGATTATTAGAGTCTGAAAAGTTCGACTTGGTCATAGAGTTGGCTTCTGGAACTGAGGATGTGACTATCCCAAACTTTTCAAAAGATATCTATGAAAAAATCGCTCTGAAATATCAGGACAACAGAATTCCAAGCAGTCAGTACAAATGTAAAGAAACTAATAATGTGGGGCATGAGAACTTGTTGGATTTGGTGTTTGAACGGTTTAATGTCCCGATCATTTCTCTTGGACTGAGTTGTTGCAAGATGCCGTTAGAAACTGACATCGCTTGGGTTTGGAGGTATAATCTGCGCGGGATTATGAAGATCATTGAGCAGGCTACTACTG GTGTGGTAGGCTACGTGACCAACGAACAAGGGGGTCCGATGCGCAGTGCGGTAGTAGCAATCGCAGGCTCGGCGCGTCAGTACCGCGTGTCACCTAACTTGGCGCACTACCGCGCCTTGCTACCTCCCGGCGACTACCGCGTCATCGTGCGCTGCCACGGATACCGCGACCAG ATGCTCAGTTGGCGCGTGGTGGAAAACGTCATAAAGCAAAAGAACGTAACTTTACGTCGACTCAACGCTGAACAAATACCACACGCGCAGTTCGACAAGCTAGCAGTGCAAGTAGACCCTGATAGCATCTATATTGAAG GTTTAACGTTAGACCACGACAGCAATCCATTAAAAGACGTGAAAGTCAAAGTGTATCCACAGCACAGCACTAAAATGTTATCCAGCAATGTGAGCGATATGTTCGGCCGGTTCGTAGTCACCTTGCCGGTCAGTTATACGGGCAAGAATGTGATGGTTTCTGCCACTAACGACGGGTTTATTGCGAGAAACCGGCTTATTACG CTAAACCCAAGTGGGAGTGAGACACCTAACGTGCTGTTGAAGTTAGAGGAGGACGACTATATTTTGGGGATGCCCCGTCTCGTTTTTGTTATGTTAGCAG GAGTAGTAGGTGTGGCTCTAGTGGCCCTCGGAGGCTGGTGCTTCAGCTGCAGGCAGAAGACGAAGGACGCGCGGAGGGAATACCTCTTCACACAGATACCCTCCGACGACAAGCGCCCGCTCTGTGAGGACGCCGCCTTTG ATATAGTCCGAAAGCCTTACTACGATGAGGAAGAACTGCCTCCCACAGAAACAGATTCTGAAGAAGACATCGTACTTCTGAGCTCGGAGAAGAACTGGAAACATGAAGAAGAATAA